The stretch of DNA tacttttgaaaaataatacaaattgaATGTTACTAACTAAATTAACCAACCTTCTTACTTGTGAATTTTTTAAAGGGCGGTGATTAGAGTATTGTTAAATAGGTAAAAATATCTAGTAATAGGGACCAACCTTACTGAGCTTTGTATTGGTTGAAGTCGAATCAGCATCATTCCCAGAGGTGTTACAGCCTTTCGAGGAACTGTGGACCATTTTGAACATCTTTTTCATAATATGCATGGCAGACTTATGTGCTTGCTTGACTTGTGTCTCTTCGACTCCTGTCTCTGCACAGTCTTCATTTGTTGACTCTGTCCTATGAAATAGCTCAGCAAGTGATGTCCTTTCTTTCCTCACTTCTATTTTCTCTGGTGTTTTGAACGATGACCCCAATAAATATCCTTGCAGTGGACATACAACCTTGTTTCCACAATCTTTAGCTTCGGATCCATCTGTTTGATTTCCGCTAAGTGTGATGTTGCGAAGACGACTGTTTCTTCCTGATGATTCATAGAAACTTTCATCTTCAGTCTCAAGGAATTTCTCAAGCTCAAAACTTATGAGCTTCAGTTCATTCTCTGTCACCTCTGCATCTGTCATAGTTATGTTTTCTGAAGGCATGGACAATGTTGGTGTTGCCGGCTCATTGGTAACTGCCTCTGCACCAAGGGTTccaattgtcaaaaagctttgaAAGAGCTCAGGGATGACTGCAGATGTTTCTTCTTGTGAATCATCATCTTCTCTGCAGCAAGATGTTTGACTTTCCTGATGGTGTGGCTTTGAGAAGCAGGGTTGGTTAATGGAACTGAAGCTTGGCTTTGTCTGAAGATATTGGCTGTCAAATGTTAGCTGGACTGTAAGACAAGCACACGGATTTCCTGAAATTCAAGTTTCAAAAGAAATTACTAAATTGGTCTGAAGTTAGCAACTAAAGATAGTTCTACAATCTACATGACttgttgaaatatttatttgttgctTACGCTATCCTATAACCTTGGGAAGAGGAATACAGAACATGgaaaagaattaaaagaaggattatatataataatcagATAGTGAAATGTGAACTAAGGGCTTGAGAGTGATATATGTTCAATGTTCCATTTGTAGTAGGTTATGGTTTTAATCAACCTGAAGTAGATATGGCAATGGGGCTGGGGTGGGGATGGATTTTGCCTCTCCCACCCTCATCCCGGTCAGGTTTAAATATTGAATCACCATCCCCGCCTCTAATAGGAGTCGGGTTTCTCCGCCCCCGTCCCCgtctcatatatataaataataaaataaaaaattatatttattataattaatataataaaataatagttattagaaaataatgaaattaaattcattaaaattaaattatctattGAGAactgattaaaatttataattaaaaaatattaaataaataaatgagtatataaaaaaacgaaaaaaataacaaaatcattAGCGGGTTGGGGCGGATTTCAACACTCCATTCCTGTCCCCGCCCCTGACTTAGAATTTCGAAGAAAATTCACACCTGCatcaaatcaaaatgaagtttaTCTGTAAAAATTGGGTCGGATTTGGGTGGATACTTGGGGTGTGGGTTAAGTTGTCATATAACCTGAAGTGGGATGCGGATGGATCAAGACCAATTGTGGTCCTAAATCCTGATCTATTTGAAAAGCCTAGTATGCAGAACTGCAGAACAccttatttttactttatctaGATATGTGTAACATTGTGTATTGATGCAGCTCAGAAATATGAATGCAATCTATATTTTGTTATGTTGATGGACAGTGACCAGTCATCAATGTGACAATTTAATTGTTTGTAGGTGTATCTGATGATAGTTGTTAGCCTTCGCTTAATGCCTTAGAATGTGTTTGGATTGAGGGTATACGATGAAATGGAGTCGGATGGATTGAAATGAGATAGCATGTAACTTTCTTAAATCTAACAAGACTATTCCATTTCATTCCTCCCTATACAACTAAACCAAAAATATAGAGAACATTTGCATTGACAACCTATCTTTTCCCATTCACTCTCTTCCATGAAAAAACGTGAGAGAAAAATTGGAGGAAATGAGATAAGAGTAATAAGGACAGCTGAATACCAAGCGTGAAATCCTTGAAGGGATGAAGTTTTCGATGCACCCATTGAAGCAACTGCAAAAATTAAAGGCATGAGTTAAGCCGAAGGCCTGGAAGAAA from Cicer arietinum cultivar CDC Frontier isolate Library 1 chromosome 3, Cicar.CDCFrontier_v2.0, whole genome shotgun sequence encodes:
- the LOC101513155 gene encoding protein LAZY 1 — encoded protein: MKLLQWVHRKLHPFKDFTLGNPCACLTVQLTFDSQYLQTKPSFSSINQPCFSKPHHQESQTSCCREDDDSQEETSAVIPELFQSFLTIGTLGAEAVTNEPATPTLSMPSENITMTDAEVTENELKLISFELEKFLETEDESFYESSGRNSRLRNITLSGNQTDGSEAKDCGNKVVCPLQGYLLGSSFKTPEKIEVRKERTSLAELFHRTESTNEDCAETGVEETQVKQAHKSAMHIMKKMFKMVHSSSKGCNTSGNDADSTSTNTKLSKVLHKFHRKVYPEDIINAKCFSKSHKGKINLPHDCFDEYDKGNTTNPNPSRRVHSDSKSRKWFKHCKTNWKPPQDGLSSSGSTGNNEHWIKTDAEYLVLEL